Proteins encoded in a region of the Leptotrichia sp. OH3620_COT-345 genome:
- a CDS encoding MliC family protein has protein sequence MSKKIMAGLFSAILAVSCSSGGNGKSVAMEKDITTTVTSSDNMMSENKMSDTMTSESSTDKMEMTENKMTESMKKTYTCGKITVMVESMAGGEEVALTNGTGTHQLKRAVSGSGELYKDSKGLSIHMKGDEAVYKASAKSKDIVCKVTE, from the coding sequence ATGAGTAAAAAGATTATGGCGGGATTATTTTCTGCAATACTGGCAGTAAGTTGCTCATCAGGTGGAAATGGGAAGTCAGTAGCAATGGAAAAAGATATTACAACAACAGTTACATCTTCTGATAATATGATGTCTGAGAATAAGATGAGCGATACTATGACATCTGAAAGTAGTACCGATAAAATGGAAATGACTGAGAATAAAATGACAGAAAGTATGAAAAAGACATATACTTGTGGGAAGATTACAGTAATGGTTGAAAGTATGGCTGGCGGTGAGGAAGTTGCATTAACTAACGGAACAGGGACTCATCAGCTAAAAAGGGCAGTTTCGGGAAGCGGAGAATTGTATAAAGATTCTAAAGGATTGTCAATACATATGAAAGGTGATGAAGCTGTTTATAAAGCTTCTGCAAAATCAAAAGATATAGTTTGTAAAGTAACGGAGTAA
- a CDS encoding bifunctional UDP-sugar hydrolase/5'-nucleotidase, with amino-acid sequence MKKRLISLFLMMAMSLFAKEVKIVFLETSDIHGRLFSYDYAVDEQKSDNGLTRIATLIKQQRKENKNVILIDNGDLLQDNSAELFNNEKVHPLIRTINDLKFDVFVLGNHEFNFEKSFLEKNIKAFKGDVLAANVVRTDNGKHFVKPYIIKNIEGVRVAIVGFLVPHIPTWEASTPEHFEGLKFLSGEESLKDILKKLEGKYDVLVGSFHLGREDEKGGDGILELAKKFPQFDIIFGGHEHAVYNTEVGNVKVIEPGAYGAYLAKGTVTYNTATKKKTVITENISSKNVPEDEEIKTKYSYVDKKSKEYANETVGEVTETFIARPDFITGEDKITTMPTAMLMETPIIQLINEVQKHYAKADVSAAAIFNFGSNLKKGLFKRKDVAFIYKFTNTLIGVNISGENLLKYMEWSAKYYNQLKPGDLTISFNENVRGYNYDMFSGVNYKIDITKPEGQRIVDVKINGQPIDKNKIYKLAVNNYRYGTLSTLKLVTDKDKYYDSYLEMQDNGRMRDLIIKYITEEKNRKVTPKLDKNWTIINYNFKNPLLKKLEEKVKKGTVKIPVSKDGRTLNIQSVKESEVK; translated from the coding sequence ATGAAAAAGAGGCTGATAAGTTTATTTTTAATGATGGCAATGTCTTTATTTGCCAAAGAAGTAAAAATTGTATTTTTAGAAACATCTGATATTCACGGAAGACTTTTTTCATATGATTATGCGGTTGATGAGCAGAAAAGTGATAATGGTCTTACAAGAATAGCTACTCTTATAAAACAGCAAAGAAAAGAAAATAAAAATGTAATTTTAATAGATAATGGAGATTTGTTGCAGGATAACAGTGCCGAGCTTTTCAACAACGAAAAAGTTCATCCGTTAATAAGAACTATAAATGATTTGAAATTTGATGTTTTTGTATTGGGAAATCATGAATTTAATTTTGAAAAATCTTTTCTGGAAAAAAATATAAAGGCATTTAAGGGGGATGTTCTTGCAGCTAACGTAGTAAGAACTGATAATGGAAAACATTTTGTAAAACCTTATATAATCAAAAACATAGAAGGAGTGAGAGTCGCTATAGTAGGATTTCTTGTGCCGCATATTCCCACATGGGAAGCATCTACTCCTGAGCATTTTGAAGGTCTGAAATTTTTATCAGGAGAAGAATCTCTGAAAGATATTCTTAAAAAATTGGAAGGAAAGTATGATGTACTTGTCGGTTCTTTTCATTTAGGGAGAGAAGATGAAAAAGGCGGTGACGGTATTCTCGAACTTGCCAAGAAATTTCCTCAGTTTGATATAATTTTTGGAGGACATGAGCATGCGGTGTATAATACTGAGGTGGGAAATGTAAAAGTAATAGAACCGGGAGCTTATGGAGCGTATCTTGCCAAAGGAACGGTAACTTATAATACTGCAACAAAGAAAAAAACAGTAATAACTGAAAATATTTCTTCTAAAAATGTTCCTGAAGATGAAGAAATAAAAACAAAATATTCATATGTAGATAAAAAATCGAAAGAATATGCTAATGAAACTGTGGGAGAAGTAACTGAGACATTTATAGCAAGACCGGATTTTATAACAGGAGAAGATAAAATTACCACAATGCCTACAGCAATGCTTATGGAAACACCTATAATCCAGTTAATTAATGAAGTTCAGAAACATTATGCAAAAGCTGATGTTTCAGCTGCCGCAATATTTAATTTCGGATCGAATTTGAAAAAAGGTCTGTTTAAAAGAAAAGATGTAGCATTTATTTACAAATTTACAAATACTCTTATAGGAGTGAATATATCAGGAGAAAATCTTCTGAAATATATGGAATGGTCGGCAAAATACTATAATCAGTTGAAACCGGGAGATTTAACAATAAGTTTCAATGAAAATGTAAGGGGATATAACTATGATATGTTTTCAGGGGTAAACTACAAAATAGATATAACAAAACCTGAAGGACAAAGAATAGTAGATGTGAAAATAAACGGACAGCCGATTGATAAAAATAAAATTTATAAGTTGGCGGTAAACAATTATAGATACGGGACTCTTTCCACTTTAAAATTAGTAACCGATAAAGATAAATATTATGATTCTTATTTGGAAATGCAGGATAACGGAAGAATGAGAGACTTAATAATAAAATATATTACTGAGGAAAAAAACAGAAAAGTAACACCTAAACTTGATAAAAATTGGACAATTATAAATTATAATTTTAAAAATCCTTTATTAAAAAAACTGGAAGAAAAAGTGAAAAAAGGAACGGTGAAAATTCCTGTTTCCAAAGATGGAAGAACTTTAAATATACAGTCTGTAAAAGAAAGTGAAGTGAAATAA
- a CDS encoding MazG nucleotide pyrophosphohydrolase domain-containing protein: protein MSGKDKTENMTIKEFQFLIKHIEQGSLKEEKRDERNLNGKKENGQRLILKLIEEFGELAENIRKNIRYTGNNIKGTIEEELFDIFYYIAAIANDYGIDLEEIFYIKDELNKIKYSREFTIEEGREKYKKLKKEGKVK from the coding sequence TTGTCAGGTAAAGATAAAACTGAAAATATGACAATAAAAGAATTTCAATTTTTGATAAAACATATAGAACAGGGAAGTCTGAAAGAAGAAAAAAGAGACGAAAGAAACCTCAATGGAAAAAAAGAGAATGGGCAACGACTTATATTAAAGTTAATTGAAGAATTTGGAGAACTTGCGGAAAATATAAGAAAAAATATCAGATACACCGGAAATAATATAAAAGGGACTATTGAAGAGGAACTTTTTGATATTTTTTATTATATTGCTGCAATAGCGAATGATTACGGTATTGATTTGGAAGAAATTTTTTATATAAAAGATGAATTGAATAAAATCAAATACAGTAGAGAATTTACAATAGAAGAAGGAAGGGAAAAGTATAAAAAATTGAAGAAAGAAGGTAAAGTAAAATGA
- the nadN gene encoding NAD nucleotidase, with translation MKKLLILATIAISMTALAKPAKKAVTSKGRGLEINIIHVNDHHSHLEEEKMDLVLDGKKTTVRVGGFPRMNQRISDLMKNGKNNLVLHAGDALSGTLYYTLFKGKADAALMNAGKFDLFSLGNHEFDDGNKVLKDFLDELKIPVVSANVVPDKGSILEGKWKPYIIKRIGGQDVAIVGLDVVGKTVQSSSPGKDIKFFDEVETAEKVVKELEAKGINKIIFLSHAGYEKNLEIAQKVSGVDIIITGDTHYLLGEGFKEYGLNPVAEYPKKVISPAGEPVYVAEAWSYSYLVGNLKVGFDEKGVIIKMEANPTIMLGDEIFERKNEKGEVYKLEGKEKEDVIKYVKSRKDIKFVKEEANSKKVLEKYKAEKNELGKKTVGKIKGEIPGGSANRIPNDKNPHGSMATRLVSESVLHKLKNMGTGDIDLVILNSGGVRITLDPGEFSYDNVYTLLPFTSNTIYILKMSGAEIKQVIEDALNFVFEGGSSGAFPYGAGIRYEASKEGSLGTRVKKVEVFDAKTNKWIPIDMKKMYNVGTNSYIAAGKDGYATFGKVNSERPGVNTFLGVETAFIEYLKEKGELEKPDSANVIFKY, from the coding sequence ATGAAAAAACTACTTATATTGGCTACTATAGCTATAAGTATGACGGCTTTAGCAAAACCGGCTAAAAAAGCAGTCACTTCAAAAGGGAGAGGACTGGAAATAAATATTATACATGTAAATGACCATCACTCTCATTTAGAAGAAGAAAAGATGGATCTTGTTCTGGACGGTAAAAAAACTACTGTCCGTGTTGGAGGATTTCCGAGAATGAATCAGAGGATATCGGATCTCATGAAAAACGGTAAAAATAATCTGGTACTTCATGCAGGAGATGCTCTGTCAGGGACACTTTATTATACTTTATTTAAAGGGAAAGCAGATGCGGCATTAATGAATGCGGGGAAATTCGACTTATTTTCATTGGGAAATCACGAATTTGACGATGGAAACAAAGTACTGAAAGATTTTCTCGATGAATTGAAAATACCCGTAGTTTCAGCAAATGTAGTTCCTGATAAGGGAAGTATTCTTGAAGGAAAATGGAAACCGTATATAATAAAAAGAATAGGCGGACAAGATGTTGCAATAGTAGGCCTTGATGTAGTAGGAAAAACGGTACAGTCTTCAAGTCCGGGAAAAGATATCAAGTTTTTTGATGAAGTTGAAACCGCTGAAAAAGTTGTAAAAGAACTGGAAGCAAAAGGAATTAACAAAATTATATTTTTATCTCACGCAGGATACGAAAAAAATCTTGAAATAGCTCAGAAAGTGTCAGGAGTAGATATTATAATTACAGGGGATACTCATTATTTATTAGGGGAAGGATTTAAGGAATACGGATTAAATCCGGTTGCCGAATATCCTAAAAAAGTTATTTCTCCTGCAGGAGAACCTGTATACGTTGCGGAAGCATGGAGTTATTCGTATCTTGTAGGAAATCTGAAAGTCGGGTTTGACGAAAAAGGTGTAATTATAAAAATGGAAGCTAATCCTACAATAATGCTCGGAGATGAAATATTTGAAAGAAAAAATGAAAAAGGTGAAGTATATAAACTTGAAGGAAAAGAAAAGGAAGATGTTATAAAATATGTAAAAAGCCGTAAAGATATAAAGTTCGTAAAAGAAGAAGCCAATTCTAAAAAAGTGTTGGAAAAATATAAAGCGGAAAAAAATGAATTAGGTAAAAAAACAGTAGGGAAAATTAAGGGAGAAATACCGGGAGGTTCTGCTAACAGAATTCCGAATGATAAAAACCCTCACGGTTCTATGGCTACAAGACTTGTTTCAGAATCAGTTTTACATAAACTTAAAAATATGGGGACAGGAGATATTGATCTTGTTATACTTAATTCGGGAGGAGTAAGAATCACTTTGGATCCGGGAGAATTTTCTTACGATAATGTTTACACATTATTACCGTTTACTTCAAATACAATTTACATATTGAAAATGTCGGGAGCTGAAATAAAACAGGTTATAGAAGATGCATTGAACTTTGTTTTTGAAGGAGGATCTTCAGGAGCATTCCCTTATGGAGCGGGAATAAGATATGAAGCATCTAAGGAAGGAAGTCTCGGTACAAGAGTTAAGAAAGTTGAAGTATTTGATGCAAAAACAAATAAATGGATTCCTATTGATATGAAAAAAATGTATAATGTAGGAACAAACTCATATATAGCAGCAGGAAAAGACGGATATGCCACATTCGGAAAAGTAAATAGTGAAAGACCGGGAGTAAATACATTCTTAGGAGTGGAAACTGCATTTATTGAATATCTGAAAGAAAAAGGAGAATTGGAAAAACCTGATTCAGCAAATGTAATTTTTAAATATTAA
- the pgk gene encoding phosphoglycerate kinase gives MAKKTLKDLDVKGKKVLVRVDFNVPIKEGVITDDNRIKAALPTLNYILDNGGKVIAFSHLGRVKAEEDKAKTTLAPVAKRLEEVLGKIVKFVPETRGEALETAINELKDGEILMFENTRYEDLDGKKESKNDAELGKYWASLGDVFVNDAFGTAHRAHASNVGISSNIAESAAGFLMQKEIEFIGGAVDNPVRPFVAILGGAKVSDKIGVIENLLDKADKVIIGGGMMFTFLKALGKNTGASLLEEDKVELAKSLIEKAKEKGVELVLPIDTVVAKEFKNDTEFKTVSVDNIEDGWMGLDIGVESIKLFEDKLRGAKTVVWNGPMGVFEMSNFAKGTIGVCEAIAELKEAKTIIGGGDSAAAAIQLGYAEKFSHISTGGGASLEYLEGKELPGVVAISEKKSSGCGCK, from the coding sequence ATGGCTAAAAAGACATTAAAAGATTTAGATGTAAAAGGGAAAAAAGTATTAGTAAGAGTTGATTTCAACGTACCTATCAAGGAAGGTGTTATTACTGACGATAACAGAATAAAAGCGGCTTTGCCTACATTAAACTATATTCTGGATAATGGAGGGAAAGTAATAGCATTTTCTCACCTTGGAAGAGTTAAAGCTGAGGAAGATAAAGCAAAAACTACTTTAGCTCCTGTTGCTAAAAGATTGGAAGAAGTATTGGGTAAAATAGTGAAATTTGTTCCGGAAACAAGAGGGGAAGCTTTGGAAACTGCAATTAATGAATTAAAAGATGGGGAAATTTTAATGTTTGAAAATACAAGATATGAAGATTTGGACGGGAAAAAAGAATCTAAAAATGATGCTGAGTTAGGAAAGTACTGGGCTTCATTAGGAGATGTTTTTGTAAATGATGCATTTGGAACTGCACATAGAGCACATGCATCGAATGTCGGAATTTCTTCAAATATTGCTGAATCCGCAGCAGGATTTCTGATGCAAAAAGAGATAGAATTTATCGGAGGAGCTGTTGATAATCCGGTGAGACCTTTTGTTGCTATTTTAGGAGGTGCAAAGGTTTCTGATAAAATAGGAGTTATTGAAAACTTACTTGATAAAGCCGATAAAGTAATTATCGGAGGAGGAATGATGTTTACATTCCTTAAAGCATTAGGTAAAAATACAGGAGCTTCATTACTTGAAGAAGATAAAGTGGAGCTTGCAAAATCATTAATTGAAAAGGCAAAAGAAAAAGGTGTGGAACTTGTGCTACCTATAGATACCGTTGTAGCTAAAGAATTTAAAAATGATACTGAATTTAAAACAGTTTCCGTGGATAATATAGAAGACGGATGGATGGGTCTTGATATAGGTGTTGAATCTATAAAATTATTTGAAGATAAATTAAGAGGTGCTAAAACAGTAGTATGGAACGGACCTATGGGTGTATTTGAAATGTCCAATTTTGCTAAAGGGACTATCGGTGTATGTGAAGCAATAGCTGAATTAAAAGAGGCTAAAACAATAATCGGTGGAGGAGATTCGGCGGCAGCGGCAATTCAATTGGGATATGCTGAAAAATTTTCACATATTTCTACAGGTGGAGGAGCTTCTCTTGAATATCTTGAAGGAAAAGAACTTCCGGGAGTAGTTGCAATTTCTGAAAAAAAATCTTCCGGATGTGGTTGTAAATAA
- a CDS encoding metallophosphoesterase encodes MSDKIKKLLSKFKMVKKSKLSNGTLFRNSIKIEKIHEEDYDRIFITSDIHGHYSLFQKLWGKIRPTKNDLLIILGDSCDRGPQSYELYKKYKNLSEEGYNIKHILGNHEDMLNKALKSGDNGLWYHNGGEETDISFFNNSGMTSEEWEKMGKIKSVEWFVNWLENLPLIIEGDKNIFVHAAYDTTKNIQKQEHRFLVWSRDDFWTGNKTGKAIYFGHTPSNDGKIRYYVNDVCCIDTGSYKTKILGCIELNSKEEIYVKN; translated from the coding sequence ATGTCAGATAAAATAAAAAAATTACTGTCAAAATTCAAAATGGTTAAAAAATCAAAATTATCTAATGGAACTTTATTCCGAAACAGTATCAAAATAGAAAAAATTCATGAAGAAGATTACGATAGAATTTTTATAACTTCAGATATACACGGACATTATTCTTTATTTCAGAAATTATGGGGTAAAATAAGACCCACAAAAAATGATTTGCTCATTATACTTGGGGACAGCTGTGACAGAGGTCCTCAATCATATGAGTTGTATAAAAAATATAAAAATCTGTCAGAAGAGGGATATAACATAAAGCACATTTTAGGGAATCATGAAGATATGCTGAATAAAGCATTGAAATCGGGAGATAATGGATTATGGTATCACAATGGGGGAGAAGAAACCGATATTTCTTTTTTTAACAATTCCGGTATGACTTCTGAAGAATGGGAAAAAATGGGGAAAATAAAAAGTGTAGAATGGTTTGTAAATTGGCTGGAAAATTTACCGTTAATAATAGAAGGGGATAAAAATATATTTGTTCATGCGGCTTATGATACTACAAAAAACATTCAAAAACAGGAACATAGATTTTTAGTTTGGAGCAGAGATGACTTCTGGACAGGAAATAAAACGGGAAAGGCTATTTATTTCGGGCATACTCCTAGTAATGACGGGAAAATAAGATATTATGTAAATGATGTATGCTGTATTGATACGGGATCATACAAGACCAAAATTTTGGGCTGTATAGAGTTAAATTCAAAGGAAGAGATTTATGTCAAGAATTAG
- a CDS encoding xanthine phosphoribosyltransferase yields the protein MEYLKRKILKDGEIKKGGILKVDSFLNHQLDIECLNEIGKEFQKLFSNMDVTKILTIEASGIAVAAISAQYFKVPVVFAKKTESRNLSEVIYVSKVYSYTKDKTYNIKVSAEYLDKKDKILIIDDFLANGSAALGLLDLAEQAGAEVVGIGIVIEKSFQDGGKKLRERNINLHSLVKVEFNDKDEIIFR from the coding sequence GTGGAATATTTAAAAAGAAAAATACTTAAAGACGGGGAAATAAAAAAGGGAGGTATACTGAAAGTTGATTCTTTTCTGAATCACCAGTTGGATATAGAATGTCTGAATGAGATAGGTAAGGAATTTCAAAAGCTGTTTTCAAATATGGATGTAACAAAAATACTTACTATAGAAGCCTCAGGAATAGCTGTGGCAGCAATAAGTGCTCAATATTTTAAGGTTCCCGTTGTTTTTGCAAAAAAAACGGAAAGTAGAAATTTAAGTGAAGTAATTTATGTAAGTAAAGTATATTCATATACAAAGGATAAAACTTATAATATAAAAGTATCCGCTGAATATTTGGATAAAAAGGATAAAATATTAATTATAGATGATTTTTTAGCTAACGGTTCTGCAGCACTTGGATTGCTTGATTTAGCGGAACAGGCCGGAGCTGAAGTTGTAGGAATAGGAATTGTAATAGAAAAATCATTTCAAGATGGTGGAAAAAAGTTAAGAGAAAGAAACATAAATCTGCATTCTTTGGTAAAAGTAGAATTTAATGATAAAGATGAAATAATTTTCAGATAA
- a CDS encoding DUF2194 domain-containing protein gives MKFKYFFIIILIIELFLQVNRIVNKGSYFSISQEVSFEKKAPKNSKYPFKRTQKMLVYYNKKSEQSMNILYNLEHMFKYNKINYTVADIGEIIPTSDYDTFIFATETFIGFQKSMFETIRKETFEGKKLIFLNNTPYNPFNEIAGIKKVDSLVENSSEIFFSEKLFPGLDKYSPTKEIVVHPTMKVQIDSDVRILARSKENIPLLWEKTYGKGLILYTNASFFADRITRGLMNQWIGYGNDWYITPILNAKLMHIDDFPAPVPRTLNSNIHNHYHISTRDFYKQIWWKDMLEIAKRRNIIFSGFIIIDYNHTVRKENMKRISDLTLKDLSLEGRELFLHHGELGVHGYNHNPLVYNRKEVNFKALNYVPWENQEDMAASINQIKSYVKELFGSKVKLYTYVPPSNIIRNEGLEAIVKNFPDMNTVSAIFYGNSDEGAYVQEVERNRDFPSLYNLPRFSSGFYYDNNEMWSLYNAIATYGYWSHFVHPDDLISKDRSRNKSWAELKGEFEKILIDVEANIPFLTSMRAVDMTKKYANIEDIKIFSEKLGNEIHVGVENFRDPFDTLIRVRNKKINKISSGTFREVYNTGNTRIYLVSINNEDTTIYLGD, from the coding sequence ATGAAATTTAAGTATTTTTTCATTATAATTCTCATTATAGAATTATTTTTACAAGTAAATCGTATAGTAAACAAGGGAAGCTATTTTTCAATATCACAGGAAGTATCTTTTGAAAAAAAAGCTCCTAAAAATTCCAAATATCCATTTAAACGTACTCAGAAAATGCTTGTATATTATAATAAAAAATCTGAACAGTCAATGAATATACTTTATAATCTTGAGCATATGTTCAAGTACAATAAAATAAATTACACTGTGGCAGATATCGGAGAAATAATACCTACATCGGATTACGATACTTTTATTTTTGCAACGGAAACTTTTATAGGGTTTCAAAAAAGTATGTTTGAAACTATACGGAAAGAAACTTTTGAAGGAAAAAAACTTATATTTTTAAATAATACCCCGTATAATCCCTTTAATGAAATTGCAGGAATTAAAAAAGTAGATTCCTTAGTTGAAAATTCTTCAGAAATTTTCTTTTCTGAAAAACTTTTTCCGGGTCTTGATAAATACAGTCCTACAAAAGAAATAGTAGTACATCCTACCATGAAGGTACAAATTGACAGTGATGTTAGAATCCTTGCCAGAAGTAAGGAAAATATTCCCTTACTTTGGGAAAAAACTTATGGAAAAGGTCTTATTTTATATACAAATGCATCATTTTTTGCCGACAGAATAACACGAGGACTTATGAATCAATGGATTGGATATGGAAATGACTGGTATATCACACCCATTTTAAATGCAAAACTGATGCATATAGATGATTTTCCTGCCCCTGTACCCCGTACATTAAACTCAAATATCCACAATCACTATCATATAAGTACAAGGGATTTTTATAAGCAGATATGGTGGAAAGATATGCTCGAAATTGCCAAACGGAGAAATATTATTTTCAGCGGATTTATAATCATTGATTATAATCATACAGTCCGTAAGGAAAATATGAAAAGAATCTCCGATCTTACATTGAAGGATTTGAGTCTTGAAGGAAGAGAACTGTTTCTACATCACGGCGAATTGGGAGTCCACGGCTATAACCATAATCCTTTAGTTTATAACAGAAAGGAAGTAAATTTTAAAGCGCTTAATTATGTTCCATGGGAAAATCAGGAAGATATGGCGGCAAGTATAAATCAGATAAAAAGCTATGTAAAGGAACTTTTCGGAAGCAAAGTAAAACTATATACATATGTTCCTCCAAGTAACATCATAAGAAACGAAGGACTGGAAGCTATTGTAAAAAACTTTCCTGATATGAATACCGTTTCTGCAATATTTTATGGTAATTCAGATGAGGGAGCGTATGTACAGGAAGTTGAACGTAATAGAGATTTTCCGTCTTTATACAATCTTCCCAGATTTTCTTCAGGATTCTATTACGATAATAATGAAATGTGGAGTTTGTACAATGCCATTGCCACTTATGGCTACTGGTCACATTTTGTTCATCCTGATGATCTTATATCCAAAGACAGAAGTAGAAACAAATCATGGGCGGAATTAAAAGGAGAATTTGAAAAAATTCTTATAGATGTTGAGGCAAATATACCTTTTCTTACATCTATGAGAGCCGTAGATATGACAAAAAAATATGCAAACATTGAAGATATTAAAATTTTCTCTGAAAAACTGGGAAATGAAATTCATGTAGGAGTAGAAAATTTTAGAGATCCTTTTGATACATTAATAAGAGTAAGAAACAAAAAAATTAATAAAATTTCTTCAGGTACATTCAGAGAAGTTTACAACACTGGAAATACAAGGATTTATCTTGTTTCAATAAATAATGAAGATACCACAATTTATTTAGGTGATTAA
- the pelF gene encoding GT4 family glycosyltransferase PelF — MAVICFICEGSYPYIVGGVSSWVHELITSNPQHFFKILCIIPNKEFAKLKYKIPKNVIEIKNLYMDPYLDFSYLKVLKDGMEENQNKEKSIEELLRFQITEEQEKLDRLENVFSKELGTPLEIVLSKEYWNVLLKYYEKYHSKGNFSTYYWTYRNIILNLLKIGQENVPKANIYHSVTTGYAGFICSLIAHRKNGKFLLTEHGIYPREREEEILGATWIDRDFKSIWIDYFYYLSKLAYKYADKIISLFEYNRQIQIEYGAPEEKTLVIPNGVDENKYGSIVKKKREGFHIGSVLRVVPIKDLKMMIKGFKIASEKMPDAVLWLIGPTDEDEDYYKECLQLVENLELKEKVIFTGRADVTEYYSFLDLLLLTSISEGQPLSILEGLASGIPFIATDVGNCREILIEKKEIGEAGVIIPPTSYIALAEALVNLYNNPEKLQKFSENGKKIINKYYRKKDFIENYRKIYDELGG; from the coding sequence ATGGCTGTTATTTGTTTTATATGCGAGGGTTCATACCCTTACATAGTCGGGGGAGTTTCATCATGGGTTCATGAACTGATTACATCCAACCCTCAACATTTTTTTAAAATACTCTGCATCATTCCCAATAAGGAATTTGCAAAACTAAAATATAAAATACCTAAAAATGTCATAGAAATTAAAAATCTCTATATGGATCCTTATTTAGATTTTTCTTACTTGAAAGTTTTAAAAGACGGTATGGAAGAAAATCAAAATAAGGAAAAAAGTATTGAAGAGCTGCTTCGTTTTCAGATAACCGAAGAGCAGGAAAAATTGGATCGACTGGAAAATGTTTTTTCAAAGGAATTAGGTACACCTCTTGAAATTGTTTTAAGTAAAGAATATTGGAATGTCTTACTTAAATACTACGAAAAATACCATTCCAAAGGTAATTTCAGTACATATTACTGGACATATAGGAACATTATACTGAATCTGCTGAAAATAGGACAGGAAAATGTACCTAAAGCGAATATTTATCATAGTGTTACTACAGGATATGCAGGGTTTATATGTTCCCTTATAGCTCATAGAAAAAACGGAAAATTTCTTCTGACTGAACACGGAATTTATCCCCGTGAAAGGGAGGAGGAAATTTTAGGAGCTACATGGATTGACAGGGATTTTAAAAGTATATGGATTGATTATTTTTATTATCTTTCAAAACTCGCTTATAAATATGCCGATAAAATTATTTCTCTGTTTGAATACAATAGACAGATACAGATAGAATACGGAGCTCCCGAAGAAAAAACTTTAGTTATACCTAACGGAGTGGATGAAAATAAATATGGCTCCATTGTAAAGAAAAAAAGAGAAGGATTTCATATAGGTTCAGTTTTAAGAGTTGTTCCAATTAAAGATCTGAAGATGATGATAAAAGGATTTAAAATTGCATCGGAAAAAATGCCTGATGCCGTCCTCTGGCTTATCGGACCTACAGATGAAGATGAGGATTACTATAAAGAATGCTTACAATTGGTGGAAAATCTGGAATTAAAGGAAAAAGTCATCTTTACGGGACGGGCTGACGTAACAGAATATTATTCTTTTCTCGACCTTCTCCTTCTGACTTCCATATCCGAGGGACAACCTCTCAGCATATTGGAAGGCCTTGCCTCAGGGATTCCATTTATTGCCACTGATGTAGGAAACTGTAGAGAAATACTCATAGAAAAAAAAGAAATAGGAGAAGCAGGAGTAATTATCCCTCCAACTTCATATATAGCTTTGGCTGAAGCATTAGTAAATCTTTACAATAATCCTGAAAAACTGCAGAAATTTTCTGAAAATGGGAAAAAAATAATAAATAAATATTACAGAAAAAAAGATTTTATTGAAAACTATAGAAAAATATATGATGAGTTGGGAGGTTAA